In the genome of Triticum urartu cultivar G1812 chromosome 5, Tu2.1, whole genome shotgun sequence, one region contains:
- the LOC125510711 gene encoding homeobox protein rough sheath 1-like — MERFPNLGGGGGSGSSSSSASMASFLQLPPPSASSPSPELAGEQHGSRLALQQLLAVPPPSAQQQQRREISPADAATIKAKIMAHPLYSPLLASYLDCQKVGAPPEVLERLSAVAAKLDAGHGRGKHESPRPDPELDQFMEAYCNMLAKYREELARPIQEATEFFKSVETQLDSITFTDNNCEGAGSSEDELDTSCVEEIDPSAEDKELKHQLLRKYGGYVGSLRQEFCKRRKKGKLPKEARQKLLHWWELHSKWPYPSETEKIALAESTGLDQKQINNWFINQRKRHWKPAPEDMPFSVMDGGVGVSFLPASQGPALYMDRAPFMVDGMYRLGS, encoded by the exons ATGGAGAGGTTCCCTAATCttgggggaggaggagggagcggcagtagcagcagcagtgCGTCCATGGCCTCCTTCTTGCAGCTCCCGCCGCCCTCCGCGTCGTCGCCCTCGCCGGAGCTGGCCGGCGAGCAGCACGGCTCGCGGCTCGCGTTGCAGCAGCTCCTGGCCGTCCCGCCGCCGTCggcgcagcagcagcagcgcagggagatctcgccggcggACGCCGCGACCATCAAGGCCAAGATCATGGCGCACCCGCTCTACTCGCCGCTCCTCGCCTCCTACCTGGACTGCCAGAAG GTCGGCGCCCCGCCGGAGGTGCTGGAGAGGCTCTCGGCCGTGgcggcgaagctggacgccgggCATGGCCGGGGGAAGCACGAGTCCCCGCGCCCCGACCCGGAGCTCGACCAGTTCATG GAGGCCTACTGCAACATGCTGGCGAAGTACAGGGAGGAGCTGGCGCGGCCGATCCAGGAGGCCACGGAGTTCTTCAAGAGCGTCGAGACGCAGCTCGATTCCATCACATTCACAG ACAATAATTGCGAAGGCGCGGGATCGTCCGAGGATGAGCTGGACACGAGCTGCGTGGAGGAGATCGACCCCAGCGCCGAGGACAAGGAGCTGAAGCACCAGCTGCTGAGGAAATACGGCGGGTACGTCGGGAGCCTCCGCCAGGAGTTCTGCAAGCGCCGGAAGAAGGGGAAGCTCCCCAAGGAGGCCCGCCAGAAGCTGCTGCACTGGTGGGAGCTGCACTCCAAGTGGCCCTACCCCTCT gagacgGAGAAGATCGCGCTGGCGGAGTCGACGGGGCTGGACCAGAAGCAGATCAACAACTGGTTCATCAACCAGAGGAAGCGGCACTGGAAGCCGGCGCCGGAGGACATGCCCTTCTCCGTGATGGACGGCGGCGTGGGCGTCAGCTTCCTCCCAGCCTCGCAGGGCCCGGCGCTGTACATGGACAGGGCGCCCTTCATGGTGGACGGCATGTACCGCCTCGGGTCGTGA